The Blastomonas sp. SL216 DNA window GATGCCTCGATCAGCACGTTCGACAGGATGGGGATCGTGTTGCGCCGTTCCACCACCGACTGAACATGGCTGAGGCTCTTGAGGAGCGTCGCGCGTTCGATAGTCGCTTTCATGAAAATCCCCCGAAGCCGCTAGGCCTCAAAAACAGCAAGAGACACATCTGCCAATATGGCAGAATCCGGACCCACTTCATTAACAAGATTGGCTTTAGGGGCAAGCCGATAGCCGGGCAAACGCGCTAAAACTGTGGAAAATGGTCACATAGTCTTGCCTAAAGCGATGCCATTGCCGAAACGGAACAGATATGACGCAAAATTCCCGGTTTTCCTGCCCACCCGTCCCCGGCCGCCTGTTCATCGCGCGGCATGGAGAGACGGTGTTCAACGCTGCCAAGCGGCTGCAGGGGGACCATCTCCACACCCCGCTGACGCGCGCCGGATTTGCCCAGGCCGATGGCATGGGGGCAGCGCTGGCGGGGGTGCTGGGGCCGCAGCCTGATCTCACCTTATGGGCATCGGATACCGGACGCGCGCTGCAGACGCTGGCGGTCATCACCGAACATCTGAGCCTGGACTGGCATGACGCCGGACGCGACATGCGGTTGGCGGAAATCGGCATGGGCTGCTGGGGCGGGCGCTATTATGCCGATG harbors:
- a CDS encoding histidine phosphatase family protein, with the protein product MTQNSRFSCPPVPGRLFIARHGETVFNAAKRLQGDHLHTPLTRAGFAQADGMGAALAGVLGPQPDLTLWASDTGRALQTLAVITEHLSLDWHDAGRDMRLAEIGMGCWGGRYYADVVAEIGPIVSADMLLTPAPDGETYPQIADRVIGWLADHAAEPGDRLIIMHGISSRVLRGVLLGLPLHPVFGAPIAPGLPQGSVVMIEDGQEHIVVTGTGGGHA